From the genome of Paraburkholderia sp. ZP32-5:
CAGCACCCACGCGAGGATGCCGTGGACATCGCCCATGGCGTGGCCGAACGGCGAGCCTGTCGGGCTCAGCGACGGATAGGGCACGACACTCGCGAGCCGAACCTGCCAGCCGCGCGAGGACGCGTTGATCCAGCCAAGGAGCGGGACGAGCAGTAAGCAGACGTAGAGAAGAAAATGGGTAACGCGCGAAGCGAAGCCGAGCAACGGCGGCAGGTCGTCCGGCGCGGGCTGGTGGGTCAGCCGCCACACGACGCGAAGCACCATGACGGCGATTAGCGCCGAGCCGACGCCGAGGTGCCAGGCAATCAGCCCGACCGGCTGCGTGTCTTTGTGGACGTCGGGCATCGTCCAGCCGATTACGAACTGCACAGCGATCAACAGGACCGTCAACCAGTGCAGCGTGCGCGCGACGATGCCGTATGCGGGCGCCCTGCCGTCATATAGTTTGATCACTCAGACTCCACGCGTTGTTCTGGCCAACCGGAATCGACCAGGCACATAAGTTTCAACTTTTGAACCAACGCCATCGATCCGGGCATTGGACAAGCCCTCGAGCGTAACGATATTTGCTTAAAAATTTCTGATGCCGGAAACCCGGCTCGCGGATATTCGTCCCAACAATTACTGTACTGCAAATATTTTTTGGCTGATAAGACTTCTTTTTCGGCCTTCCGCGTGCTACGCCTATGCCGCAGTCGCGGCTCGGTACTTCTCACCCGACCTGTTCCGGATCGCGCAGCGCAATAGTCCTTGCTGCCGCGACTCTCACGTTGCCGGCCCCCGGATACGCTCGCGCTTGATGCAGATCAACGGGCCTGGGCGTCAGCACGAGTGCAATGGCGACATGTACTGAACGATGACGGCAGCTCAACAGACATTGTCCCCATGCGGAATTCAATCGCGTGCCTCACAGCGTTCGTCACTTGCCTCGTCGGCTGCACGCACGCCCCGGCAGTGTCGCCGGAAGCGTCGGCGAAGCCCACTGCCTGTGTCGCGGGTGCGCCGATCGATCTGCAACGCTACATGGGAAAGTGGTTCGTGATCGCGGAAACGCCCTATCTTGGCGACAACGATTATGTCGGCAGTTACGACGAATGGACGTTGCGTCCCGACGGACAGATCACCGACGATTATCTCGGCCAGCGAAAATCTTTCGATCAGCCGGTCACAGGAAGCCGCTTCGTGGCAAAGGTCGTACGTGGAACGGGAAATACCACCTGGCGAATCGGCCTCATCTGGCCATTCGAAGTCGTGGTTATCACCGCATACGTCGATCCCGACTACCGCTACACCATCCGATGCATGGTCGACAGCAATATGGTGTGGGTGCTGTCGCGCAGCCCGACGATAGACGAAGCGGCCTATCTGGATCTGATCGCTCGCGCGGCCGGGATGGGTTTCCGCGTCCAGCGAATCCGGCAGGTTCCACAAAATTCCGGGCAAGCCGGTCCATCTCAATCTCAGTAAGCGCGCTCGCGACCACGGAGGCATTCATGTTGACCACATCCACTCCAAGCAATTTGCCGGCGATCTGGATAGCCTTCGCCAACGCGCAAACGCGCAAACGCGCAAACGCAACTCTGCATCGACTGGCTGGCACTGACACAGGAAACATGGGCACGTTGCGCGCTCACGCGCAATCCGCTCGAATTCATGTCGGCTGCGAGCCTGACCTTTCCCGAGTGCATGTCGAGCGCGATGCTTTACTGCAAAAACGTTTCGGACGTCGTCGATGCGTATCGGAAGCTCGCCGGTGGCGTCGCCCCTGGCCCAGACACCGCGCCGGCCATCTCCGCTCGCTCCCGCGAAATCGGCCCGGTGAGCGCAGCGCACTCGGCAGCCGGCTATCCAGAGCGATTTTCACCACCGCGAGTACCGCCCGAGATGCCGATCGACGGCTCGGAAATCCACCGTTCGCCGCCGCTCAGGATGGACGACACGGAATAACCGCCCTCGTGAAGCTAACGCCCGATGTCGTGCCGGTCCTGTCCTTGCCTCGCGATATCGTTCGGATCCGCGCGCGCCACGCAAAGGCGAACTCTTCGACCGGAGAACGAGATGCCCTACGTCAGCAACGACGATCTGCCCGCATCGGTTCGGGATCATCTGCCATGGCACGCGCAGGACATCTATCGGGCTGCGTTTAACGCCGCGTATCGGGAATACGCGGCCGGTGCGCGTCACGAAGAAATCGCGCACCGCGTGGCGTGGGCCGCGGTCAAGCGGTGTTATGTCAAAGACGGCGACGAGTGGATCGAGCGGTGTTAATCAACGAAGCGACGCCCGCCTCGCTGAACTGAATCCGGTCACTCGCAAACACACAACTTGCATGCCGACGGAGCCGATGCGATGAACTACCGCAACTTACTGGTCCATCTGGACGATAGCGAAGCCGCACGGCAGCGCCTGGATATCGCGGTGCGCATCGCCCGGCAGTTCGATGCGCAACTGGTCGGGCTGGACATCGCGCCGGTTGCTGACGCTCATCTGCTGTCCGCGATACCGGGCGCGGCCGGATTGCACGCGGAAGTGATACGCCAGAACGAACAGCGGCACGCGGCGCTGCGCGACCTCTTCGATGCGGCGTGCCGGCACGCGGAAGTCCCCGGTCAACTCCGGTGCTGCGACGCGAGCGACATACGAAGCATCGTGCGGCACGCGCGTCTGGCCGACCTTGTCGTCGCCGGGCAGTCGGATCCGAACACGCCCGAAACCTACCTTCACGATCATGTCGGCGACCAGCTGTTGATGAGCAGCGGTCGCCCCGTGCTGTTCGTGCCCTACACCGGCGTTTTCCCCAGCGTCGGTAGCCGGATCCTGATTGCGTGGGATGGCAGCCGCGAGGCGACCCGCGCCATTCACGACGCGCTGCCATTCATTTCCCGTGCGCAGCAGAACATCATCGTGACGGTGCACAAGCCGTTAGACGCGCCACTTGTGGCACGCATCCCCGGTGCCGACATCGCACGCACGCTCGCCCGCCACGACGCTGTTATCGACGTGCTCGAACTCGAGGGCGCTACCGGCGAGCACGTGGGAAGCATGCTGCTGTCGTGCGCCCACACTCACGGCAGCGACCTTGTCGTTATGGGCGGCTACGGACACGCACGCTGGCAAGAAGCGGTGTGGGGCGGTGTGACCCGCACGTTCCTGCAATCGATGACTGTGCCGGTCCTGATGTCGAACTGAATTTGCGCACGATCCGTCGTGTTCTCGAATATCGCCGTTGCGCTGACCGGCAGTTGATCAATGACCACGCGCTAGTGCGGAACGAACGTCCAAAGCGCCGCGAAACCCATGACGGCGGTCGCGATCCATCCGAGTGTCCGCACCGGCCGGCTTGCGGTGAAAGGGCCCATTACCGACGACTTTGACACTAGCAGGATGATCACTACCATCAGCGGCACGGCGACTACGCCATTGATCACCGCACTCCAGAACAGCGCACGCATGGGACTGATCGGCGAATACTGCAGCGCAAGTGCGATGAGTACGCTCGCCGCGATGATGCCGTAAAAGCCGCGCGCCTCAGCCACGCTGTGTTCGAGCCCTTCCTTCCAGCCCATCGACTCCGACAGCGCGTAGGCGCCCGAGCCCGCCAGTACCGGCACACCGATCAGGCCGACTGCGAAAATGCCGACGGCGAACAGCAGATACGCAAAATCGCCTGCCAGCGGACGCAGCGCGCTGGCAGCCTGTGCCGCCGTTTCGATATGGGTCACGCCGGCGACGTGCAAGGTCACGCCGGTGGCGAGAATGATGAACCAGCCGGTGATGTCCGAATAGAACATGCCGCTCCATGTATCCCAGCGAATGCGGCGCAACTCCGTCGGGGCCGCGCGCGGATCGCTCAAGAGCGGCGCGCTGCCGCGCTTGACCTGCATGTCCTCGACCTCTTCGGACGCCTGCCAGAAGAACAGGTAGGGGCTGATGGTGGTGCCGAACACGCCGAGCACGACGGCCGCCGAAGACGCGTCGAGCCTGAACGCCGGCCATACCGTGCGCAGCGCAACTTGCCCCCACGGGACGTGAACCATGAAAACCACTGCCGCGTACGCAAGCAGCGAAAGCGTCAGCCACTTCAGGAAGAACACGTAGCGGTGATAAGGCACGAGTATCTGACAGAACACGCTCGCCAGTACGAAGACTGCCGTCATCAGGTGGCGATCGATTCCGGTTACCAATTCGGCGGCTTCGCCCATCGCGGCCACATCGGCGGCGATGTTCAGCGTATTGGCGATCAGCAGCAACGTCACGACGCCGTAAAGCACAACGGGTGGAAACACCGCCTTGATGTTGGCCGCCAGCCCCTTGCCCGTCACCCGGCCAAGGTTGCCGCACATGGACTGAACGGCCGCCATCAGAGGAAAGGCGAGCGGCATCGTCCACAGCATGCCGAGGCCAAACTGCGCACCCGCCTGCGAATACGTAGCGATGCCGCTGGGGTCGTCGTCCGCCACGCCGGTGATCAGCCCCGGCCCGACCCGGACGAGCGGATGCTCCTTCAGGCGGGAAAATAATTCCCGCAAGCTGCCAGGCTGTGTGCTGTCTTCGACCCGCATCGGTTCTCCTCGGCAGAGATCAATTGGCGTTTCCCGCAAGTGCAAGCACTGGTGATCCGGTCGGCCCATGCTGCCCGTTCTGATGGTGACCGAAGTCATGCTTCGGCAGCCGAGCCTCCTCCACCACGGCAGAGTTGCCTGGCGGCTTTCATCGCGGATATCCTTGCGCGGCTGCCGGCCGATCAGGCGCGGCACGCGGCGACAGCACACAGAGTCGTTCGGAAGCGCGGTGAGGACTCTGATACAGATCAACAACGCGCGCATTCATAGCCCGAAGGGCTCGGCAACGTCGCCGATGGGGCAATGGCTTTGACGGCAAATGATCCGGTCGATCACCGGCTTGATCCGGTGCTTGTCGATGAAGCGGATCATCTCTTCCTGGGCATCGCGAGTACCGACCGGAATACCTCGAATGCTCGTGCCCTTGGCGAGGAACAGACCCGGATCGATGGCGTCGCCGAAGTCGAACAGGCCGATCGCCGCGATGTCGCCGCCGAAAGCCAGCGCCTGACTAGCGACACGCCATTCGATCACGCAGGCGCGTACTACCGCGTGCACGGCCACAAACCGCAGATCCGGCCGCTGCAACAATCGCATTTGCCGGTCTATTTCGGCGGCTCGTCGGATGCCGCAATCGAAGTGGCGGCCAGACATGCGGAAGTTTACGCGTTGTGGGGCGAATCGCTCGCGGCCGTCGAGGAGACAATCGCGAACAGCCGACACGGTTGCCGCTTGAATGCGCTGTGATGTCTCGCGCGCCGGCTGTTGAGGCCGGCGCGCGCACGCGCTGCTGCCGCGCCGGTGACCGTGACGCGTGCAAACGTGAATGCCGGCGTCAAACCGGTCGAGACGACATATCCGGCGCAGCCTCATCGGCGATCCGCCGTGCCGCGATGGCGCGCAACGCCGCACGATCGACCTTGTTCGTCGCCGCGAGCGGCAACGCATCGATGAACCACACCCGGCGC
Proteins encoded in this window:
- a CDS encoding cytochrome b, which translates into the protein MIKLYDGRAPAYGIVARTLHWLTVLLIAVQFVIGWTMPDVHKDTQPVGLIAWHLGVGSALIAVMVLRVVWRLTHQPAPDDLPPLLGFASRVTHFLLYVCLLLVPLLGWINASSRGWQVRLASVVPYPSLSPTGSPFGHAMGDVHGILAWVLFALIVMHVLAALFHRFILKDHVMQRMAPGAGPSRDAARDS
- a CDS encoding lipocalin family protein, with the translated sequence MRNSIACLTAFVTCLVGCTHAPAVSPEASAKPTACVAGAPIDLQRYMGKWFVIAETPYLGDNDYVGSYDEWTLRPDGQITDDYLGQRKSFDQPVTGSRFVAKVVRGTGNTTWRIGLIWPFEVVVITAYVDPDYRYTIRCMVDSNMVWVLSRSPTIDEAAYLDLIARAAGMGFRVQRIRQVPQNSGQAGPSQSQ
- a CDS encoding ChaB family protein, encoding MPYVSNDDLPASVRDHLPWHAQDIYRAAFNAAYREYAAGARHEEIAHRVAWAAVKRCYVKDGDEWIERC
- a CDS encoding universal stress protein, which codes for MNYRNLLVHLDDSEAARQRLDIAVRIARQFDAQLVGLDIAPVADAHLLSAIPGAAGLHAEVIRQNEQRHAALRDLFDAACRHAEVPGQLRCCDASDIRSIVRHARLADLVVAGQSDPNTPETYLHDHVGDQLLMSSGRPVLFVPYTGVFPSVGSRILIAWDGSREATRAIHDALPFISRAQQNIIVTVHKPLDAPLVARIPGADIARTLARHDAVIDVLELEGATGEHVGSMLLSCAHTHGSDLVVMGGYGHARWQEAVWGGVTRTFLQSMTVPVLMSN
- a CDS encoding NRAMP family divalent metal transporter produces the protein MRVEDSTQPGSLRELFSRLKEHPLVRVGPGLITGVADDDPSGIATYSQAGAQFGLGMLWTMPLAFPLMAAVQSMCGNLGRVTGKGLAANIKAVFPPVVLYGVVTLLLIANTLNIAADVAAMGEAAELVTGIDRHLMTAVFVLASVFCQILVPYHRYVFFLKWLTLSLLAYAAVVFMVHVPWGQVALRTVWPAFRLDASSAAVVLGVFGTTISPYLFFWQASEEVEDMQVKRGSAPLLSDPRAAPTELRRIRWDTWSGMFYSDITGWFIILATGVTLHVAGVTHIETAAQAASALRPLAGDFAYLLFAVGIFAVGLIGVPVLAGSGAYALSESMGWKEGLEHSVAEARGFYGIIAASVLIALALQYSPISPMRALFWSAVINGVVAVPLMVVIILLVSKSSVMGPFTASRPVRTLGWIATAVMGFAALWTFVPH
- a CDS encoding LLM class flavin-dependent oxidoreductase → MHGHKPQIRPLQQSHLPVYFGGSSDAAIEVAARHAEVYALWGESLAAVEETIANSRHGCRLNAL